The window atggaaaTAGAAAACGGTTTCTCAGGCACCGCTcaagaatctcccataagtgttcatttGGGTTGatatctggtgactgagacggcatATGACTTACATcgtttcatgctcatcaaaccattaaGGGAACATTCGTGCCcggtggatgggggcattgtcatcctatgggggcattgtcatcctatgggggcattgtcatcctatgggggcattgtcatcctggtagccaaaataatggctaaaataatggcctgcccagcatttttatatatgaccctaagcatgatgggatgtaaATTGCTTAATTAACACAGGAACCACACTTGTATGGCAGCACTTGCTTTCaaaatactttgtatccctcatttactcaagtgtttccatgaTATCTGTCATCCTTTAGTGGTTCTGATTGGTGAGTCTGGTGTTGGGAAAAGCAACCTGCTGTCTCGCTTCACCAAGAATGAGTTTAACCACGACAGCCGCACCACCATCGGAGTGGAGTTCAGCACCCGCACTGTTCAGCTGGATACCTTCGCCATCAAGGCTCAGATCTGGGACACGGCAGGGCTGGAGAGATACAGAGCCAACACCTCCGCGTGGGTGCACACATCAGGACACACACATATGTGCACACATCAGAACGCATGcacggacatacacacacactccttgtaCACAACAAATACATTAGAGTGCTAGAGAGCCAATCACCTCAGTGTGGATAGATACACACACTTAAAatgcgttcggaaagtattcagatcacttgaatttttccacattttgttacgttacagccgtattctagaATTTATTAAAAGTATTTTTTTCCTaattaatgacaaagcgaaaacaggcttttaggttttgcaaatgtataataaaaaaaaacagaaataacttatttacataactctctctctctctctcactttctctctccaggTACTACAGAGGGGCGGTGGGGGCTCTGCTGGTGTATGACATCACCAAGCACCTAACCTATGAGAGTGTGGAGCGTTGGTTGAAGGAGCTGTACGACCACACCGACCCCCACATGGTGGTCATGCTGGTGGGCAACAAGAGTGATCTGGATACGCTGAGGACCGTGCCCACCGAGGAGGCCAAGGACTTCACAGGTGATAATTTACTTACCAGTTAGTTAAAAGTTACTAGTTACTTACTAGTTATTTACCAGTTATGAGTTACTTAGCTACTAGTTAGTTAATAGTTATGTACCAGTTACTTACCAGTTACCTGTAACTTAGTTACTAGTTACACAAGTGTGCAATATGCAGTCAACGACAGAAAGTGGCAGAATATTGCAAAATGTTTCATATAGCTTTTCGATAGAATAGCATGGTAATGTAAAAGAAATGACCAACTTTGCATCAATGAAAATGAATTCTATGGTTGGTTCTTAGCATGATTGAGTATGATGTATGTAAGAATATAGTCAACAAGGTATTCCTACTCATGCAGAAAAGAATAGCCTCTTGTTTATGGAGACGTCAGCTCTGGATTCTACCAACGTTGAAGCTGCTTTCCAGGAAGTTCTCACAGGTTCTTATGTTGCTCTTCTACTTCATACCTTTATCTAGAAAACGTTAGACAACACcatgtcatggtgtgtgtgtgtgtttgtgtgcgtgcgtgcaagtaagtaagtaagtaagtaaaagACCAGCATCACTTTTTGACGTGATGATACCTGTTACCCCCAGCGATCCACAAGAAGGTGGCCAGTCGAGAGGTGCCCCGCGTGTCCATCACTGCCTTGACCCTGTCCAGTACTATTGGAACAGCTAGCGACGCCCAGGAGAAACGCAGTACCTGCTGCAAGAACCTCTGACTGGTTCTGACCAGGTTTGACCTGTTCTATCTGATTATCTTCAGTTCTACACAGAATCTTCCTACTCTGCCCTCATTCAGGTTAAAGGGAATAGTGTATAGGACTGTCCAAACCAAAGACCAGGCAAGTCAAATCAAGTCACAtttaaattacagtgcatttcaCAATTCTCAACAAGACAGATTTAAGAGACATGCCACATTTATGTACAGTTGATCAATGTTGACACTATTGGTGCTACTGCTTGGCTAAATGTTGCTGACCACAacatattttttcttcttctgtatgctcgtTTTTAAACTGTATTAGTTATTATACAGCAAATAAATCTTGATTTGGTATATTCGAAAGGAGGAACTACATTATTTTGGTATGTACATCATGTCAGGTTGACCACATTAAAAAAAATCGCAAATGCGGAACAGCGGTATGATTTGCGTGATATTCGAGTGACAATGtagcttacacacacactcacacacacacacaaatcccccTCCCGCTGCACTAACAGAGCTAATTGAATAGCACGTAGCATAGTCTTTTGCCTCGCGAAAAATTTGGTGATGCAGAAACGAGAGACCACTTTTGTGTCTGTTTTATGAAAATCTGCAAATATTTGGCCAAGAAAACATTTCTTGTTGGTCTCAGGGAATGTAAAACAGTTAGGATGGGAgacttaaaacctctctgggatagggggcagcattttcacttttggataaatagcgtgcccaatttcaccttcctgctactcatgccaagaatataagatatgcatattattagtatgagtataacagaacttatgtagcaggcaaaaccccgaggactaaccattca of the Oncorhynchus tshawytscha isolate Ot180627B linkage group LG31, Otsh_v2.0, whole genome shotgun sequence genome contains:
- the LOC112229450 gene encoding ras-related protein Rab-25-like isoform X1 gives rise to the protein MSDESYNFVFKVVLIGESGVGKSNLLSRFTKNEFNHDSRTTIGVEFSTRTVQLDTFAIKAQIWDTAGLERYRANTSAYYRGAVGALLVYDITKHLTYESVERWLKELYDHTDPHMVVMLVGNKSDLDTLRTVPTEEAKDFTEKNSLLFMETSALDSTNVEAAFQEVLTAIHKKVASREVPRVSITALTLSSTIGTASDAQEKRSTCCKNL
- the LOC112229450 gene encoding ras-related protein Rab-25-like isoform X2 yields the protein MSDESYNFVFKVVLIGESGVGKSNLLSRFTKNEFNHDSRTTIGVEFSTRTVQLDTFAIKAQIWDTAGLERYRANTSAYYRGAVGALLVYDITKHLTYESVERWLKELYDHTDPHMVVMLVGNKSDLDTLRTVPTEEAKDFTAIHKKVASREVPRVSITALTLSSTIGTASDAQEKRSTCCKNL